A region of Legionella donaldsonii DNA encodes the following proteins:
- a CDS encoding inactive transglutaminase family protein codes for MKSNKRHVYGLIITLFLVGIGLFFYRHLVLDVPLTDTETVNSWMVEANLRFTAERNTPVKASFTIPYMPPYFAILDEYFVSHNYGVTTNLNGYNRQTVWSLRRSSGAQSLYYRAIFREIDNNETSLGKPPIVKAQPLLENQKSAVDTITNQVRQSSADIQTFAQGTIKELNKKDGNARLLVGNEFNDENVIKAAITILNQARIYAMPVKGIYLNQQNKADFKLFMVVYNGKDWVYINPRTGGAGFPKNFLVWQYGFDPLFEVVGGKKPIFSLTVSPTPINALTIAKARGLQTDSQLLRFSLLQLPVNVQETYKILLTVPIGAFIILLLRNFVGLKTFGTFMPVLIALAFRETHVVWGITLFTIIVSFGLLARFYLDQLRLLLVPRLAAILTVVILLMIFISVVCQNLGLDSGLSVALFPMVILTMTIERMCITWDERGASDAIKSGVGSLIAAVIAFGAMNYPPMQYLIFAFPELLLVLLALILWFGQYRGYRVTELFRFKVLGGEH; via the coding sequence ATTACCCTCTTCTTAGTAGGAATAGGGCTGTTCTTTTACCGTCATCTTGTCTTGGATGTTCCTTTAACTGATACAGAAACAGTGAATAGTTGGATGGTGGAAGCCAATTTGCGTTTCACAGCGGAACGTAATACACCGGTTAAGGCAAGCTTTACCATTCCCTATATGCCTCCCTATTTTGCGATTCTGGATGAATATTTCGTTTCCCATAATTATGGGGTAACGACGAATCTGAATGGTTATAACCGTCAGACAGTATGGTCGCTCAGACGTAGTAGCGGGGCACAATCTCTTTACTATCGCGCTATCTTTCGCGAAATAGATAACAATGAGACTTCATTAGGCAAACCACCTATAGTAAAAGCGCAACCGCTTCTTGAAAACCAGAAGTCGGCCGTTGACACCATTACCAATCAAGTACGTCAATCCTCTGCTGACATTCAAACCTTTGCTCAAGGAACCATTAAGGAATTAAATAAGAAAGACGGTAATGCAAGATTATTGGTGGGCAATGAATTTAATGATGAAAACGTTATAAAAGCTGCGATTACCATCTTAAATCAGGCCCGAATCTATGCCATGCCAGTCAAAGGCATTTATTTGAATCAACAAAATAAAGCTGACTTTAAGTTGTTTATGGTGGTTTACAATGGAAAAGATTGGGTTTACATCAACCCTCGCACAGGTGGGGCTGGTTTTCCCAAAAATTTCCTTGTTTGGCAGTATGGCTTTGATCCACTCTTTGAAGTGGTTGGCGGTAAAAAACCAATCTTTAGTTTGACGGTTTCTCCTACTCCTATTAATGCTTTAACCATTGCCAAGGCACGCGGCCTGCAAACTGATTCGCAGCTACTCCGTTTCTCCCTGTTGCAATTACCCGTTAATGTCCAGGAAACCTATAAGATTTTACTTACGGTACCCATTGGCGCTTTTATCATTTTGTTACTGCGTAACTTTGTGGGTTTGAAAACGTTCGGAACCTTCATGCCCGTATTGATTGCGCTCGCGTTTCGTGAAACACACGTGGTTTGGGGAATCACTCTTTTTACTATTATTGTTTCATTTGGCTTACTGGCACGGTTTTACCTCGATCAACTCCGTCTCCTTTTGGTCCCAAGATTAGCCGCTATTCTTACTGTTGTTATTTTGCTCATGATTTTTATCTCGGTGGTATGCCAAAATTTAGGTTTGGATTCTGGTTTATCCGTGGCTTTATTCCCAATGGTTATTCTCACCATGACCATTGAACGCATGTGTATAACCTGGGATGAGCGCGGAGCCTCCGATGCAATTAAATCAGGGGTAGGCAGCCTTATTGCAGCGGTGATTGCTTTTGGTGCAATGAATTACCCCCCCATGCAGTATTTAATTTTTGCTTTCCCTGAATTATTACTGGTTCTTCTGGCGTTGATTTTATGGTTTGGCCAATACCGCGGGTACCGAGTTACGGAATTGTTTCGCTTTAAAGTACTTGGCGGGGAACACTAA
- a CDS encoding alpha-L-glutamate ligase-like protein translates to MWNLYRRLSQRGILSINQRNSDYVLKYNERKRYPLVDDKLQTKRLAMQAGIAVPRLYETIESEHQIKNLEQILQPYKDFVIKPAHGAGGDGILVVTDRVFGRYRQINGKLTTVQEMSYHLSCLLSGAYSLGGHSDYAIIEHRVVVDPVFKEVSYEGIPDIRIITLIGYPAMAMARLPTRLSGGKANLHQGAIGVGINLATGKTLGGVFHNDAIDFHPDTLAPIVDITVPYWDKILEIAASCYELTGLGYLGVDIVLDKEHGPLMLELNARPGLNIQIANREGGLKRYRQIEARAAEGQESVAARVAYSKEQFAR, encoded by the coding sequence ATGTGGAATTTGTACCGCCGCTTATCCCAGCGCGGCATCCTGAGTATCAACCAACGAAATAGTGATTACGTTCTCAAATACAATGAACGCAAACGCTATCCCCTGGTCGATGATAAATTGCAAACCAAGCGACTGGCAATGCAAGCCGGAATAGCAGTGCCTCGCTTATATGAAACAATTGAAAGCGAACATCAAATAAAGAATCTTGAGCAAATTTTGCAACCCTATAAAGATTTTGTCATTAAACCAGCGCATGGTGCAGGAGGCGATGGCATCCTGGTGGTGACTGATCGCGTTTTTGGACGATATCGCCAAATTAATGGCAAATTAACTACCGTGCAGGAAATGAGTTATCACTTATCCTGCTTATTATCGGGCGCCTATAGTTTAGGCGGCCACAGTGATTACGCCATTATAGAACATCGTGTCGTTGTTGATCCTGTCTTTAAAGAAGTGAGTTACGAAGGGATCCCTGATATTCGTATCATTACCCTGATAGGTTATCCAGCCATGGCCATGGCGCGTTTGCCTACTCGTTTATCAGGCGGTAAAGCGAATCTGCACCAGGGTGCCATCGGAGTAGGTATTAATTTGGCCACAGGCAAAACGCTGGGCGGTGTCTTTCACAATGACGCGATTGACTTCCACCCCGACACCCTGGCCCCCATCGTTGATATTACGGTACCTTATTGGGATAAGATTTTAGAAATTGCTGCCAGCTGCTATGAGCTAACTGGTTTGGGTTATTTAGGGGTTGACATTGTCCTTGACAAAGAACATGGGCCACTTATGCTGGAACTCAACGCTCGCCCCGGCTTAAACATTCAAATCGCCAACCGCGAAGGCGGCCTTAAACGCTACAGACAAATTGAAGCTCGTGCAGCAGAAGGACAAGAGTCTGTTGCCGCACGAGTCGCTTACAGCAAAGAGCAATTCGCTCGTTAA
- a CDS encoding C1 family peptidase, producing MKLARLAVLLMAVSGSLAAEDVKLVGTITKIVKSNSSSPVTMKTTRRAVVIPKSQIKKITLLKVKLSERARQKLVHKAQNALADTKQLVPSAEEPIAANYPMQIQLGMNNVPVLNQGVHGTCTMFACTAAIDAALNKGDYISQLCQLQLGSYLEKSGYAISGWEGAFGRTVMSQIEIFGIVSKEQQAAHSCAGMLEYPLYENAPAESTMNVEDFHQISERLDEKNIVWSPILDVYQAFTDRTDSRKTLNDVKASLRAGDRLVLGVLLVDLDIGTIGAVGTHKAAQDSWVLTPEIALDILLNPSFAGHQMVITGYDDNAVAVDNRGHEHHGLLTLRNSWGDKVGDQGDFYMSYDYFKLLVTEVLRIRSASL from the coding sequence ATGAAGCTAGCACGACTCGCTGTTTTATTGATGGCAGTAAGCGGTAGTTTAGCCGCTGAAGATGTTAAACTCGTAGGAACAATTACCAAAATAGTTAAATCAAACTCGTCTTCCCCAGTGACCATGAAAACTACTCGACGCGCAGTAGTAATACCAAAATCCCAGATAAAAAAAATTACCTTACTCAAAGTAAAACTTTCTGAACGCGCCAGGCAAAAGCTTGTCCATAAGGCACAAAATGCATTGGCTGATACCAAGCAATTGGTTCCTTCCGCCGAGGAACCTATAGCGGCTAACTACCCTATGCAGATCCAACTTGGAATGAATAATGTGCCAGTATTAAATCAGGGGGTTCACGGTACCTGCACAATGTTTGCTTGCACAGCAGCAATCGATGCTGCTTTAAACAAAGGGGATTACATTAGTCAATTATGTCAGTTACAGCTGGGTAGTTACCTGGAAAAATCAGGTTATGCTATCAGTGGCTGGGAAGGGGCCTTTGGGCGTACAGTCATGAGCCAAATAGAGATTTTTGGTATAGTGAGCAAGGAGCAACAGGCGGCTCATAGTTGTGCTGGTATGTTAGAGTATCCTCTTTATGAAAATGCTCCGGCAGAATCTACAATGAATGTTGAGGATTTTCATCAAATTAGTGAGCGTTTGGATGAAAAGAATATTGTTTGGTCGCCGATATTAGATGTTTATCAAGCCTTTACGGATCGTACTGATAGCAGGAAAACACTGAATGACGTGAAAGCCAGTCTAAGAGCCGGTGATCGATTGGTTTTGGGCGTGTTGTTAGTAGATCTTGATATAGGGACAATAGGGGCAGTAGGAACTCATAAAGCGGCACAGGACAGCTGGGTATTAACACCTGAAATTGCTCTGGATATTTTGCTGAACCCCAGTTTTGCCGGCCATCAGATGGTTATTACTGGTTATGATGATAATGCGGTGGCTGTTGATAATAGAGGGCACGAGCATCATGGCTTACTGACATTGCGTAATTCCTGGGGTGATAAAGTCGGTGATCAGGGCGATTTTTATATGTCGTATGACTATTTCAAATTGCTGGTTACGGAAGTCCTGCGTATTCGCAGTGCTTCACTGTAA